A genomic window from Pecten maximus chromosome 2, xPecMax1.1, whole genome shotgun sequence includes:
- the LOC117318207 gene encoding metallothionein 10-II-like isoform X1: MSDGAAICSLEECKNQTCCDTTGCKCDGTCQCPKCGVKCKCSGSCTCGIGCTGVSDCKCAVGTCGCRPTNSAKP, encoded by the exons ATGTCTGACG GTGCCGCCATCTGCTCATTGGAAGAATGTAAAAACCAAACATGCTGCGATACTACCGGCTGCAAATGTGATGGAACATGCCAATGTCCAAAGTGTGGAGTTAAATGCAAATGTTCTG GTTCATGTACTTGCGGCATAGGGTGCACAGGAGTTTCCGATTGCAAGTGTGCTGTTGGCACCTGTGGCTGCAGACCGACAAACTCCGCTAAACCTTAG